A stretch of Pomacea canaliculata isolate SZHN2017 linkage group LG6, ASM307304v1, whole genome shotgun sequence DNA encodes these proteins:
- the LOC112566909 gene encoding uncharacterized protein LOC112566909 produces the protein MAVDTSSQSHIVTCPLGDVCSPNKSHSVQPDIILSDAAYRDIRLIIGGFVTTVLSLCGLVTNVINVLVFHRQGLRDRMNLCLFSLALSDLTFLTCTAVFSFVNILTDLQLLGFGDEQYLKAVTYALGTIYAMRCTSSFYIMIIAIERCLCVTFPLRAVSLIKTQTMAVMLVVFAILPQLGYIVQPLRYHVVSTMVAGKLTWRLVSTEIYLHNKDVIDALFNTIFSVSVPIATFLLVSIATFITVVQLNSAMAWREKTSSVNVDSRGQQRALTMMLVVASCVYIGSMIPFVAITAARVFVTDFSPLGLYANMYMAGNIISNVFPRINSSVNFFVYFSRSSRYRCELRALCISKKGSLLDVEKSATLQSSIGYPSKAAGQK, from the coding sequence ATGGCGGTTGACACCAGCAGTCAgtcacacattgtcacatgTCCGCTGGGTGATGTCTGCTCACCCAATAAGTCTCACAGTGTCCAGCCAGACATCATCCTTAGTGATGCGGCATACAGGGACATTAGGTTGATCATCGGGGGTTTTGTGACAACTGTCCTCAGCCTGTGTGGACTTGTGACCAACGTCATCAACGTCCTTGTGTTCCACCGCCAGGGACTGAGGGATCGCATGAAcctttgtctcttctctctggctTTGTCAGACCTCACCTTCCTAACATGCACTGCCGTCTTCAGCTTTGTCAACATCTTGACGGACCTGCAGCTGCTGGGCTTTGGTGACGAGCAGTACCTGAAGGCTGTGACGTATGCTCTGGGGACCATCTACGCCATGAGATGCACTTCTAGCTTCTACATCATGATCATCGCCATAGagcgatgtctgtgtgtgacctTTCCCCTCCGCGCCGTCTCCCTCATCAAGACCCAAACCATGGCTGTCATGTTAGTTGTGTTCGCGATACTTCCTCAGCTTGGTTACATCGTCCAGCCTCTAAGATATCACGTGGTCAGTACAATGGTTGCAGGAAAGCTTACATGGCGCCTTGTTTCCACAGAAATATATCTCCACAACAAAGATGTCATCGACGCTCTTTTCAACACAATTTTTAGTGTCAGCGTCCCGATAGCTACTTTTCTTCTGGTTTCTATAGCAACCTTCATTACCGTAGTGCAGCTGAACTCTGCCATGGCCTGGCGAGAGAAGACGAGTTCTGTAAACGTTGACAGCAGAGGCCAACAGAGGGCGCTGACGATGATGCTGGTGGTTGCCTCGTGTGTGTACATAGGATCGATGATACCGTTCGTTGCCATAACAGCCGCTCGTGTGTTTGTGACAGACTTCTCGCCACTGGGACTGTACGCCAACATGTACATGGCCGGCAATATCATCTCTAATGTCTTTCCTCGCATCAACAGctcagttaatttttttgtttatttcagtcGGTCATCGCGGTACAGGTGTGAGCTCAGAGCATTGTGTATCTCAAAAAAGGGTTCTCTTTTGGATGTTGAGAAATCAGCAACTCTTCAGTCTTCCATTGGGTATCCTAGCAAGGCAGCAggccaaaaataa